In Phaeobacter porticola, one DNA window encodes the following:
- the hisH gene encoding imidazole glycerol phosphate synthase subunit HisH: MLTAIIDYESGNLHSAEKAFQRMAREMNAGEVVVTSDAEVVARADRLVLPGDGAFPACAAELRGHRGIYDAMVEAVEQKGRPFLGICVGMQLMATTGHEYRDTPGLGWVGGDVVKITPQNPNLKVPHMGWNDLVIDSDHAIFDGIASGDHCYFVHSYHFRVGIPAERLAHVDYGGDVTAVIGRDTMVGMQFHPEKSQDIGLRMIGNFLTWAP; this comes from the coding sequence ATGTTGACCGCCATTATCGACTACGAATCCGGCAATCTGCATTCTGCCGAAAAAGCGTTTCAGCGGATGGCCCGTGAAATGAATGCAGGCGAGGTTGTCGTGACCTCTGACGCCGAGGTCGTGGCCCGTGCTGATCGACTGGTGCTGCCCGGTGACGGCGCCTTTCCGGCCTGTGCCGCAGAGCTGCGTGGCCACCGGGGCATTTATGATGCCATGGTCGAGGCCGTAGAGCAGAAAGGCCGCCCCTTTTTGGGAATTTGTGTGGGCATGCAGCTAATGGCCACCACCGGTCATGAGTATCGCGACACCCCCGGCCTAGGTTGGGTGGGCGGTGACGTGGTCAAGATCACCCCCCAAAATCCCAATCTCAAAGTGCCGCATATGGGTTGGAACGACCTGGTGATCGACAGTGACCATGCGATTTTTGACGGCATTGCCTCCGGCGATCACTGCTATTTCGTGCATTCCTACCATTTCCGTGTTGGTATCCCCGCAGAGCGGCTGGCCCATGTGGACTACGGCGGCGATGTCACGGCTGTCATTGGTCGCGATACAATGGTCGGCATGCAGTTTCACCCGGAGAAAAGCCAGGACATCGGCTTGCGGATGATCGGCAATTTTCTGACCTGGGCCCCCTGA
- a CDS encoding helix-turn-helix domain-containing protein translates to MDRLTTLIKRFQLRVGPVDPAAARLLIVAEPGSAAISFDDGIGGGGALLFCTEPVSGRETHQTCADKGQKILLAMGVSWSRSTNPFLAALPDCIRYPLQDDPAACELVRLIVQEDRGGRCGADSVVSRLGEILMVRLLRDQIARGSAEPGLIAGLGDPRLSRAIVAIHDHPGKPWSNDDLACEAGLSRSRFAEVFAAEVGETPMGYLRRWRLILARQDLVRGDRVDAVARRYAYGSSEGFTRAFRKAHGVAPVSLRKAVA, encoded by the coding sequence ATGGATCGACTGACAACATTGATAAAGCGGTTTCAGCTGCGGGTCGGGCCAGTGGACCCCGCGGCTGCGCGGTTACTGATTGTGGCAGAGCCGGGTTCTGCCGCGATATCATTTGATGACGGCATAGGGGGGGGCGGCGCCTTGCTGTTCTGTACGGAGCCTGTCAGCGGGCGCGAGACCCATCAGACCTGCGCCGATAAGGGGCAAAAGATCCTGCTGGCGATGGGGGTGTCCTGGTCACGCTCAACAAATCCATTTCTGGCGGCCTTGCCGGACTGTATTCGCTACCCGTTGCAAGATGATCCTGCGGCCTGCGAATTGGTGCGGTTGATCGTGCAGGAAGACAGGGGCGGGCGCTGCGGCGCAGATTCTGTGGTATCGCGCCTGGGCGAAATTCTGATGGTGCGGCTGCTGCGCGATCAGATTGCGCGGGGCAGCGCTGAACCGGGATTGATCGCAGGCCTGGGCGATCCACGCCTGAGCCGGGCGATAGTGGCGATCCACGACCATCCGGGCAAGCCGTGGTCCAATGATGATCTAGCCTGCGAGGCCGGGCTATCGCGGTCACGCTTTGCCGAGGTCTTTGCGGCGGAGGTTGGAGAAACCCCCATGGGCTACCTGCGGCGTTGGCGGCTGATCCTGGCCCGTCAGGATCTTGTGCGCGGCGACCGGGTCGATGCCGTTGCGCGGCGCTATGCGTATGGCTCGTCCGAGGGGTTCACCCGCGCCTTTCGCAAGGCGCATGGTGTGGCGCCGGTGTCGTTGCGCAAGGCTGTGGCCTGA
- a CDS encoding Lrp/AsnC family transcriptional regulator — protein sequence MSTCVFIQIRCRPGTTYQVAEEIALREIHSELYSTSGDFDLLMKLYIPSDQDVGKYINDQLLNIPGIERSLTTMTFKVF from the coding sequence ATGTCCACCTGCGTCTTTATCCAGATCCGCTGCAGACCCGGCACCACGTATCAGGTCGCTGAAGAGATCGCGCTGCGCGAAATCCACTCCGAGCTTTATTCCACCAGTGGTGATTTTGATTTGCTGATGAAGCTCTACATCCCCAGCGATCAGGATGTCGGTAAATACATCAATGATCAGCTGCTGAACATTCCCGGCATCGAACGGTCGCTGACCACGATGACATTCAAAGTGTTCTGA
- the hisB gene encoding imidazoleglycerol-phosphate dehydratase HisB, which yields MRTAQITRKTAETEITVEINLDGVGAYDNQTGVGFFDHMLDQLSRHSLIDMTIRAKGDYHIDDHHTVEDTGIALGQALVAALGDKKGINRYGECHLPMDDAQVRCALDLSARPFLIWNVDLPTQKIGTFDAELVREFFQGFSTHGGITLHIDQLHGVNSHHIAEAAFKAVARALRTAVETDPRKSDAIPSTKGAL from the coding sequence ATGCGCACCGCTCAGATCACCCGCAAGACCGCCGAAACCGAAATCACGGTCGAGATCAACCTCGACGGCGTCGGCGCCTATGACAATCAGACCGGCGTCGGTTTCTTCGATCATATGCTGGACCAGCTGTCGCGGCATTCGTTGATTGATATGACTATACGCGCCAAGGGTGATTATCACATCGACGATCACCACACGGTCGAAGATACCGGCATCGCCTTAGGTCAGGCGCTGGTTGCCGCCCTTGGCGACAAGAAAGGCATCAACCGCTATGGCGAATGTCACCTGCCGATGGATGACGCCCAGGTGCGCTGCGCACTGGACCTGTCGGCACGCCCGTTTCTGATCTGGAACGTCGATCTGCCGACCCAGAAAATCGGTACCTTTGACGCCGAATTGGTGCGCGAGTTTTTCCAAGGCTTTAGCACCCACGGCGGCATCACTTTGCATATTGATCAGCTGCATGGGGTCAACAGCCACCACATTGCAGAGGCCGCGTTCAAGGCCGTTGCGCGCGCTTTGCGCACCGCGGTCGAGACCGACCCGCGCAAGAGTGATGCGATCCCGTCGACCAAAGGCGCGCTGTAA
- a CDS encoding aminotransferase — protein MAPVIYPTTNFTATEQLCLERGEGIYVFDSDGRKYIEGLAGLWCTSLGYSNTEVVDAITEQLHKLPFSHTFGGKTHQPIQDLATKLSAMVPIENAYIFFGNSGSDANDTHYKMLRYYFNAIGKPEKRKIITRERGYHGVTVAAGSLTSLPANLAHFDAPLEALSILRADSPHYYTARQGNETEAQFVERILQNLEDQIIAEDPDTIAAMIVEPITGASGVIVPPEGYYEGLQALLRKHGILVWADEVICGFGRTGADFGCTTMGIKPDLMTLAKQLSSAYFPISASVIPGWMYDAMVDQTNEVGVFGHGYTYSGHPAACAAALKTLEIYERDNLFEHAANVGAYMQAQLRDIFTDHPLVGEVRGKGLIAALELVSNKTTGASFDKGLAGATAQKLCQDNGLILRAVAGNAVALCPPLIITKEEVDEMLSRLKTAIDASFEQLQMQGHLAR, from the coding sequence ATGGCCCCGGTCATCTATCCCACCACCAATTTCACTGCGACCGAACAGCTCTGCCTGGAGCGCGGTGAAGGCATCTATGTGTTTGACAGCGACGGGCGCAAATACATTGAGGGGCTTGCCGGTCTCTGGTGCACCTCACTGGGCTACAGCAATACCGAAGTCGTGGATGCGATTACCGAGCAGTTGCACAAGCTGCCGTTCTCACACACTTTTGGCGGTAAGACGCATCAACCGATTCAGGATCTCGCCACCAAGCTGAGCGCGATGGTCCCGATTGAAAACGCCTATATCTTCTTCGGCAACTCCGGGTCTGATGCGAATGACACCCACTACAAGATGCTGCGCTATTACTTCAACGCCATCGGCAAACCGGAAAAACGCAAGATTATCACACGCGAACGGGGCTATCACGGTGTGACCGTCGCAGCCGGTTCACTGACCTCGCTGCCCGCAAACCTGGCGCATTTCGATGCCCCTCTTGAAGCGTTGAGCATTCTGCGCGCCGACTCGCCCCACTACTATACAGCCCGCCAAGGCAATGAGACCGAGGCGCAATTTGTCGAGCGGATCCTTCAGAACCTAGAGGACCAGATCATCGCCGAAGATCCCGACACCATCGCGGCGATGATTGTCGAGCCGATCACCGGCGCCTCGGGCGTGATTGTCCCGCCAGAGGGCTATTACGAAGGGCTACAGGCGCTGCTGCGCAAACATGGCATTCTTGTCTGGGCGGATGAGGTGATCTGCGGTTTTGGCCGCACGGGTGCCGATTTCGGCTGTACCACAATGGGCATCAAACCGGATCTGATGACCTTGGCCAAGCAACTCTCATCTGCCTATTTCCCCATTTCAGCCTCTGTCATTCCGGGCTGGATGTATGACGCCATGGTTGACCAAACCAACGAAGTCGGCGTTTTTGGCCATGGGTACACCTATTCCGGCCACCCGGCCGCCTGCGCCGCTGCATTGAAGACACTGGAGATCTATGAGCGCGACAACCTGTTTGAGCATGCCGCGAACGTTGGTGCCTATATGCAGGCCCAGCTGCGTGATATCTTTACCGACCATCCGCTGGTTGGCGAAGTGCGCGGAAAAGGTCTTATTGCAGCCCTTGAACTGGTATCGAACAAGACCACGGGAGCCAGCTTTGACAAGGGGTTAGCGGGAGCAACGGCACAGAAACTGTGTCAGGACAACGGCTTGATCCTGCGCGCCGTGGCAGGAAATGCGGTCGCGCTTTGCCCGCCTCTGATCATCACCAAGGAAGAGGTGGACGAGATGTTGAGCCGGTTGAAGACCGCGATTGACGCCAGCTTTGAGCAACTGCAGATGCAGGGCCATCTCGCCCGCTGA
- the hisA gene encoding 1-(5-phosphoribosyl)-5-[(5-phosphoribosylamino)methylideneamino]imidazole-4-carboxamide isomerase: MILYPAIDLKDGQAVRLLHGDMDKTTVFNDNPAAQALEFVAAGCEWLHLVDLNGAFAGEPVNAAPVEEILTQCQVPAQLGGGIRDMATIARWIDKGLARVILGTVAVENPDLVREAAREFPGKVAVGIDARNGRVATKGWAEETDVMVTDLAKSFEDAGVAAIIYTDILRDGAMKGPNIEATADLANAVSIPVIASGGVSSLDDLQALKTCGAPLNGAISGRALYDGAIDVKTALDLLKV; this comes from the coding sequence ATGATCCTCTACCCCGCAATCGATCTCAAAGATGGGCAAGCCGTCCGCCTGCTGCATGGCGATATGGACAAGACCACCGTCTTTAACGACAACCCGGCCGCCCAGGCACTGGAATTTGTGGCCGCAGGCTGTGAATGGCTGCATCTGGTTGACCTCAATGGTGCCTTTGCGGGAGAGCCGGTCAATGCTGCACCAGTTGAAGAGATCCTGACACAATGCCAAGTGCCCGCGCAGCTCGGCGGTGGTATTCGCGACATGGCCACGATCGCCCGCTGGATCGACAAAGGCTTGGCGCGGGTTATTCTGGGCACCGTGGCGGTGGAAAATCCAGATCTGGTGCGCGAGGCGGCGCGGGAATTTCCGGGAAAGGTCGCCGTTGGCATTGACGCGCGCAATGGCCGCGTTGCGACCAAAGGCTGGGCAGAGGAAACCGACGTCATGGTCACGGATCTGGCAAAATCCTTCGAAGACGCAGGTGTTGCAGCCATCATCTACACCGACATTCTGCGTGATGGCGCCATGAAGGGCCCGAATATCGAGGCAACAGCAGATCTGGCCAACGCGGTCAGCATTCCGGTGATCGCCTCGGGCGGCGTTTCTTCGCTGGACGATCTTCAGGCCCTGAAGACCTGTGGTGCGCCGTTGAACGGGGCCATTTCCGGCCGCGCGCTCTACGATGGCGCGATCGATGTCAAAACCGCCCTGGACCTGCTCAAGGTCTGA
- a CDS encoding WGR domain-containing protein, whose translation MQIRLEKFDYHEGQHRYCVLSLSQTLFGEWCVEQINGPLGEAGGQQRRSYFTSRESALAAAEKDRARHIKRGFVPIPVQLGLF comes from the coding sequence GTGCAGATCCGACTCGAAAAATTCGACTATCATGAAGGTCAGCACCGCTATTGCGTGCTGAGCCTCAGCCAAACCTTGTTTGGGGAATGGTGTGTGGAGCAGATCAATGGCCCGCTGGGCGAGGCCGGGGGACAGCAGCGGCGTAGCTATTTCACGTCACGCGAGAGCGCGCTGGCTGCCGCCGAGAAAGACCGTGCCCGCCATATCAAGCGCGGCTTTGTGCCGATCCCCGTGCAGCTGGGACTGTTCTAG
- a CDS encoding peroxiredoxin-like family protein: MLIPRQKTPNLTLPTLDHGQFDLTTEESPRGTVICFYRGLHCPICANYLKEFEKRVADFANRGVNCIAISSDGTDRTRAMADKIAAESLRFGYDLPLDVAREWGLYLSTSRGTTSIGIEEPALFSEPGLFMVTPEQTLYYGSVQTMPFVRPHFSELVSALDFAIANDYPARGEYNGAV, encoded by the coding sequence ATGCTGATACCCCGCCAGAAAACCCCGAACCTAACCCTGCCGACCCTGGATCATGGACAGTTTGACCTAACCACTGAAGAAAGCCCGCGTGGAACAGTGATCTGCTTTTACCGCGGCCTTCATTGCCCGATCTGCGCAAACTATCTGAAAGAGTTTGAAAAACGGGTTGCTGATTTTGCCAACCGTGGCGTGAATTGCATCGCGATCAGCAGCGACGGCACCGACCGCACCCGCGCCATGGCCGACAAAATCGCAGCAGAATCCTTACGCTTTGGTTATGATCTGCCGCTGGATGTCGCGCGCGAATGGGGGCTGTACCTGTCCACGTCACGCGGCACCACCTCGATCGGTATCGAAGAACCCGCGCTGTTCTCTGAGCCCGGCCTCTTTATGGTGACGCCCGAACAGACGCTTTACTACGGGTCGGTACAGACAATGCCATTTGTCCGTCCGCATTTCTCTGAACTGGTCTCGGCATTAGATTTTGCCATCGCCAATGACTACCCTGCGCGCGGCGAATACAACGGCGCTGTCTGA
- a CDS encoding DUF2147 domain-containing protein: MKKLAIGIAFVLGLAGAASADPVLGTWKTQPDDGSYAHVTMAPCGAAVCGKISRTFNADGEYKSPNIGKTLVIDMVANGDGSYAGKVWRPSNNKIYIGKMDLAGQSLALRGCVAGGLICSKQTWNRVK, translated from the coding sequence ATGAAAAAACTGGCAATTGGTATCGCCTTTGTACTTGGATTGGCAGGCGCTGCATCGGCTGATCCTGTACTTGGCACATGGAAGACCCAGCCAGATGACGGCTCTTACGCCCATGTCACCATGGCACCCTGCGGTGCTGCGGTGTGCGGAAAAATCAGCCGGACGTTCAATGCCGACGGAGAGTATAAATCGCCCAATATCGGCAAGACCCTGGTGATTGATATGGTTGCCAATGGCGATGGATCTTACGCGGGCAAAGTCTGGCGCCCCTCCAATAATAAGATCTACATCGGCAAGATGGACCTTGCAGGCCAGTCTCTGGCTTTGCGCGGCTGCGTGGCTGGTGGGCTGATCTGCTCCAAACAAACCTGGAACCGGGTTAAGTAA